A single region of the Anaerococcus urinomassiliensis genome encodes:
- a CDS encoding RnfABCDGE type electron transport complex subunit D has protein sequence MEDTKKLLVTSSPHVRSNRNVRKEMLDVIIALIPAGIAAFYYFGYRSLVLILASVLTCVLAETIFNKARRKENTIHDLSAVVTGILLAYNVPFTLPVWQIVIGAIFAIVVVKMAFGGLGQNIVNPALAARAFLLASWSSNMSNFVPPQRVATLKHVSDIASVSAATPLSDPNAYSLMDLFLGNIPGSLGEVSALALIIGFIYLLIRRVVSFKMPLIYIATATILSGLFTGFDNILKDILSGGLLLGGFFMLTDYTTSPVTPKGQIIYAALAGLITAVIRAFGGYPEGVSYSILLANLVVPIIEKYTMPKVFGVDYSKQKGVANE, from the coding sequence ATGGAAGATACAAAAAAACTATTAGTTACATCTTCTCCACATGTGAGAAGTAATCGAAATGTTAGAAAAGAAATGCTAGATGTAATAATTGCCCTTATTCCAGCGGGAATTGCAGCATTTTATTACTTTGGATATAGGTCCTTAGTATTGATTCTAGCTTCAGTTTTAACTTGCGTATTAGCAGAAACTATATTTAACAAAGCAAGAAGGAAAGAAAACACAATACATGACCTATCAGCAGTTGTAACAGGGATTTTGCTTGCCTACAACGTTCCATTTACTCTACCAGTTTGGCAAATAGTAATCGGCGCAATATTTGCAATTGTTGTAGTTAAAATGGCCTTTGGTGGACTTGGACAAAACATTGTAAACCCAGCTCTAGCAGCTAGAGCATTTTTGCTAGCTTCATGGTCAAGCAATATGAGCAATTTCGTTCCACCACAAAGAGTAGCAACACTAAAACACGTTAGTGACATTGCATCAGTATCTGCTGCAACACCACTTTCTGATCCAAATGCATATTCTCTTATGGACTTATTTTTAGGAAATATACCAGGGTCACTTGGTGAGGTATCAGCACTTGCACTAATTATAGGTTTTATTTACCTATTAATAAGAAGAGTAGTAAGCTTCAAAATGCCACTTATTTACATAGCAACCGCTACAATTTTATCCGGACTATTTACAGGATTTGATAATATTTTAAAAGATATTTTATCTGGTGGTCTATTACTTGGTGGATTTTTCATGTTAACTGACTACACTACAAGCCCTGTTACTCCAAAGGGACAAATAATATATGCAGCACTAGCAGGACTTATCACAGCTGTTATTAGAGCCTTTGGTGGATATCCAGAAGGGGTAAGCTATTCAATCTTACTTGCAAACCTTGTAGTACCAATAATTGAAAAATATACTATGCCAAAGGTATTTGGTGTGGATTATAGCAAACAAAAAGGAGTAGCAAATGAATAA
- a CDS encoding FMN-binding protein, translated as MNNLKLGLRLFVITAVVALALAFTNSLTAPVVAENQAQELKKSLSVVYPADSYEELEVDKPETVENVYKAITADGEGYVFQINSPGGYGGDIEYLIGVDPDHNITGFAPLAHSESPGFGAEMEQDFFKEGMVGVNMDNEVGYSEAGGENEIVGISGATYSTQTIVKGINDAREVLASLE; from the coding sequence ATGAATAATTTAAAATTAGGTTTAAGATTATTTGTTATAACAGCAGTAGTAGCACTAGCTCTTGCATTTACAAATAGTCTGACAGCTCCAGTAGTTGCAGAAAATCAAGCACAAGAATTAAAAAAATCTCTATCTGTAGTGTATCCTGCAGATTCATATGAAGAATTAGAAGTGGATAAACCAGAAACAGTAGAAAATGTTTATAAAGCCATTACAGCTGATGGGGAAGGATATGTATTCCAAATCAATTCTCCTGGTGGTTATGGAGGGGATATCGAATATCTAATCGGTGTTGATCCAGACCATAATATAACAGGATTTGCTCCATTAGCCCACTCAGAGTCACCAGGATTTGGTGCTGAAATGGAACAAGATTTCTTTAAAGAGGGAATGGTTGGAGTAAATATGGATAATGAAGTTGGCTATTCAGAAGCTGGTGGTGAAAATGAAATAGTAGGTATTTCTGGAGCAACATATTCAACTCAAACTATTGTAAAAGGAATTAACGATGCTAGGGAAGTACTAGCTAGTCTAGAGTAG